A region of Sphingobium baderi DNA encodes the following proteins:
- the ahpF gene encoding alkyl hydroperoxide reductase subunit F, which translates to MLDVNLKGQLKGYLANITQPIELVASLDDGAKSREMQELLNEIAELSDKVAVVRADDDKRKPSFLIRRVGTDIGVRFAGLPMGHEFTSLVLALLQVGGHPSKAARDLIQQIKDLDGDFAFETYFSLSCQNCPDVVQALNLMSVLNPRISHVAIDGALFQQEVDARKVMAVPTVFLNGEPFASGRMELEQIVAKIDSGAADRAAEKIKAQDPFEVLIVGGGPAGAAAAIYAARKGIRTGVAAERFGGQVLDTMAIENFISVPHTEGPKLAAQLEQHVKDYDVEIMNLQKAAQLIPAKTEGGYHEVVLENGASLKGRTVILSTGARWRQMGVPGEDDYRNKGVAYCPHCDGPLFKGKRVAVIGGGNSGVEAAIDLAGIVAHVTLIEFDSQLRADAVLQRKLASLPNVKIITSALTTQVHGDGNKVTGLSYKDRNHGTEHDVELEGIFVQIGLVPNTEWLKDAVSLSPRGEIEIDARGETSQPGIFAAGDCTTVPYKQIVIAMGAGSTAALSAFDYMIRLPASEEAAEAA; encoded by the coding sequence ATGTTGGACGTAAATCTCAAAGGACAGCTCAAGGGCTATCTGGCGAACATCACCCAGCCGATCGAGTTGGTAGCTTCGCTGGATGACGGCGCGAAATCGCGTGAAATGCAGGAACTTTTGAACGAAATCGCCGAACTGTCGGACAAGGTTGCCGTGGTTCGCGCCGATGACGACAAGCGCAAACCCAGCTTCCTCATCCGCCGGGTGGGCACTGATATCGGCGTGCGCTTTGCGGGCCTGCCGATGGGGCATGAATTCACGTCACTGGTACTCGCCTTGCTCCAGGTCGGCGGTCATCCGTCGAAGGCCGCGCGGGATCTTATCCAGCAGATCAAAGATCTGGACGGCGACTTCGCCTTCGAAACTTATTTCTCGCTTTCCTGCCAGAACTGCCCGGACGTGGTGCAGGCACTGAACCTGATGAGCGTGCTTAACCCCCGCATCAGCCATGTCGCCATCGACGGCGCGCTGTTCCAGCAGGAAGTCGATGCGCGCAAGGTGATGGCGGTGCCCACCGTCTTCCTGAACGGAGAGCCTTTCGCTTCGGGTCGCATGGAACTGGAGCAGATCGTCGCGAAAATTGACAGTGGCGCGGCCGATCGCGCGGCAGAGAAGATCAAGGCACAAGACCCCTTCGAAGTGCTGATCGTCGGCGGTGGCCCCGCTGGCGCAGCGGCGGCTATCTATGCCGCGCGCAAGGGTATCCGCACCGGCGTCGCGGCGGAGCGGTTCGGTGGCCAGGTGCTCGACACTATGGCGATCGAAAATTTCATCTCCGTCCCCCATACCGAGGGACCGAAGCTGGCCGCGCAGTTGGAGCAGCACGTCAAGGACTATGACGTGGAGATCATGAACCTTCAGAAGGCGGCGCAGCTGATCCCGGCCAAGACCGAAGGCGGCTATCATGAGGTAGTGCTGGAAAATGGCGCGTCGCTGAAGGGGCGCACCGTGATCCTCTCCACCGGCGCGCGCTGGCGGCAGATGGGCGTGCCGGGTGAAGACGACTATCGCAACAAGGGCGTAGCTTATTGCCCACATTGCGACGGCCCGTTGTTCAAAGGCAAGCGCGTGGCCGTGATTGGCGGCGGCAATAGCGGCGTCGAAGCAGCCATCGACCTTGCCGGCATCGTCGCCCATGTGACGCTGATCGAATTCGACAGCCAGTTGCGGGCCGACGCGGTACTCCAGCGCAAGTTGGCCAGCCTGCCCAATGTGAAGATCATCACCTCGGCGCTGACCACGCAGGTGCATGGCGACGGCAACAAGGTGACGGGTCTCAGCTACAAGGATCGCAATCATGGCACCGAACATGATGTCGAACTTGAGGGCATTTTCGTTCAGATCGGACTCGTCCCCAACACCGAATGGCTGAAGGATGCAGTCTCCCTGTCCCCACGCGGCGAGATCGAGATCGATGCCCGCGGTGAAACCAGTCAGCCCGGCATATTCGCGGCGGGCGACTGCACGACCGTGCCCTACAAGCAGATCGTCATTGCCATGGGCGCAGGATCGACGGCGGCGCTTTCCGCCTTCGACTATATGATCCGCCTCCCCGCCAGTGAGGAAGCGGCCGAGGCGGCCTGA
- the ahpC gene encoding alkyl hydroperoxide reductase subunit C yields the protein MALINTPLQPFKATAFKEGKFVDVTDADVKGKWAVFFFYPADFTFVCPTELEDLADIYPTLQGMGVEVYSVSTDTHFCHKAWHDTSPAIGKINYYMLGDQNHDLSNQFGVLREGVGLADRGTFVLDPEGVIQLVEITPEGVGRNATELLRKIKAAQYWASHPGEVCPAKWEEGEKTLAPSLDLVGKI from the coding sequence ATGGCTCTTATCAACACCCCCCTGCAGCCGTTCAAGGCGACCGCATTCAAGGAAGGCAAGTTTGTCGACGTTACCGACGCCGACGTGAAGGGCAAGTGGGCCGTTTTCTTCTTCTACCCGGCCGACTTCACCTTCGTTTGCCCGACCGAACTGGAAGATCTAGCCGACATCTACCCCACCCTTCAGGGCATGGGCGTGGAAGTCTATTCGGTCTCGACCGACACCCATTTCTGCCACAAGGCATGGCACGACACTTCGCCGGCGATCGGCAAGATCAACTATTACATGCTGGGTGACCAGAATCACGACCTGTCGAACCAGTTCGGCGTCCTGCGCGAAGGCGTTGGCCTGGCCGACCGCGGCACCTTTGTGCTCGACCCGGAAGGCGTGATCCAGCTTGTCGAGATCACCCCGGAAGGCGTCGGCCGCAACGCGACCGAACTGCTCCGCAAGATCAAGGCCGCACAATATTGGGCCAGCCACCCCGGCGAAGTCTGCCCGGCCAAATGGGAAGAGGGTGAAAAGACCCTTGCCCCCTCCCTCGACCTCGTCGGCAAGATCTGA
- a CDS encoding ArsR/SmtB family transcription factor, which produces MIAHSYKEDRSALRDALFKALSDGTRRAILEYLVREGEQSVHALTAVSGVSQPMVSRHLGKLKLAGLVTARRAGRETYYTAHAKGLAPIVQWMAVYGALWSQRFTALEDLGDGE; this is translated from the coding sequence ATGATTGCCCATTCTTATAAGGAAGACCGTTCCGCCCTACGCGACGCCTTGTTCAAAGCGTTGTCGGACGGCACGCGACGCGCCATACTCGAATATCTGGTGCGCGAAGGAGAGCAGAGCGTTCACGCCCTTACCGCCGTGTCGGGTGTGTCGCAGCCTATGGTGTCCCGTCATCTCGGCAAGCTGAAACTGGCGGGGCTTGTTACGGCTCGTCGTGCCGGGCGGGAAACCTATTATACCGCCCACGCCAAGGGGCTGGCTCCAATCGTTCAGTGGATGGCCGTTTACGGAGCCCTCTGGTCACAGCGGTTCACGGCTCTGGAGGATCTGGGCGATGGCGAATAG
- a CDS encoding site-specific DNA-methyltransferase, with product MGVMERVALRRKKAVAPIEIEADRLLRGDCIAEMAKLPDACIDMIFADPPYNLQLGGDLFRPEGGRVDAVDNDWDKFDTLGAYDRFTKAWLKEARRILKPNGTIWVIGSYHNIFRVGTALQDEGFWILNDIIWRKANPMPNFKGTRFTNAHETLIWASQGEDARYTFNYKAMKTLNDELQMRSDWVLPICGGQERLKRNGAKAHPTQKPEALLYRVMLACTKPGDVVLDPFFGTGTTGAVAKRLGRKWIGIEREDSYIEVALERIEAALPLDESALTIMQSAKAQPKVAFGTLVETGYCQPGTVLTDVKRRWQAVVRADGSLAVDKDSGSIHKMGATLQGAPSCNGWTFWHHEVDGKLQPIDTLRQTYLLANEP from the coding sequence ATGGGTGTCATGGAACGCGTCGCGCTGCGGCGGAAGAAGGCGGTCGCGCCGATAGAGATTGAGGCGGACCGCCTGCTGCGGGGCGATTGCATCGCGGAAATGGCGAAGCTGCCGGACGCCTGCATCGACATGATCTTCGCTGACCCGCCCTATAATCTGCAATTGGGCGGCGACCTGTTCCGGCCCGAAGGCGGGCGCGTAGACGCAGTAGACAATGATTGGGACAAGTTTGACACGCTGGGAGCCTATGATCGCTTCACCAAGGCGTGGCTGAAGGAAGCCCGCCGCATTCTGAAGCCCAACGGCACCATCTGGGTGATCGGCAGCTACCACAATATCTTCCGCGTCGGTACGGCCTTGCAGGATGAAGGCTTCTGGATCTTGAACGACATCATCTGGCGCAAGGCGAATCCGATGCCCAATTTCAAGGGCACGCGCTTCACCAACGCCCATGAGACGCTGATCTGGGCCAGCCAGGGCGAAGATGCGCGCTACACCTTTAACTATAAGGCGATGAAGACGCTGAACGACGAACTGCAGATGCGCTCTGACTGGGTGCTGCCGATCTGTGGTGGGCAGGAGCGGCTGAAGCGCAACGGTGCCAAGGCGCATCCGACGCAGAAGCCTGAGGCGCTGCTCTATCGCGTGATGCTGGCTTGCACCAAGCCGGGCGATGTGGTGCTCGATCCTTTCTTCGGCACGGGCACGACGGGCGCGGTCGCCAAGCGCCTGGGCCGCAAATGGATCGGCATCGAGCGTGAAGACAGTTATATCGAGGTCGCGCTGGAGCGGATCGAAGCAGCGTTGCCGCTCGACGAATCGGCGCTCACCATCATGCAAAGCGCAAAGGCCCAGCCCAAGGTGGCATTCGGCACGCTGGTAGAAACCGGCTATTGTCAGCCCGGCACGGTGCTGACCGATGTGAAACGGCGTTGGCAGGCGGTGGTGCGCGCGGATGGCTCGCTCGCCGTGGACAAGGATAGCGGATCGATTCACAAGATGGGCGCGACGCTGCAAGGCGCGCCGAGTTGCAACGGTTGGACCTTCTGGCATCATGAGGTGGACGGCAAGTTGCAACCCATCGATACGCTGCGGCAGACCTATTTGCTGGCTAACGAACCTTGA
- the folP gene encoding dihydropteroate synthase, giving the protein MNLPDIPADARLYLKPTWFVPSPIGLPDGAAARMSNGLIWFQGYELTARRNGERIVRVTIPVDSFADALVSLPESLTERAHSLAANISAQRSPLMLGERTIRFDAPQVMAILNVTPDSFSDGGKYMEDPNAAADAGFAMASAGAALIDIGGESTRPRAEKIWEGDEIARIVPVIERLAMAGVSVSVDTRKAAVMEAALAAGAKVVNDVSALRYDPRSMEVVAAAKCPVILMHAPSAGDDPHDNPAGYRDVVAEVFDMLEERIEACVAGGIARDRIMVDPGLGFGKGLADNLALVNGLATFQGLGVPLLFAGSRKRLIGALSNEAAASERLGGSIALAFRAAEQGAQMVRVHDVKESVQALHLWRGLADAGLSAV; this is encoded by the coding sequence ATGAACCTGCCCGATATTCCCGCCGACGCCCGGCTATACCTCAAGCCGACATGGTTCGTGCCGTCGCCCATCGGATTGCCGGACGGGGCGGCAGCGCGCATGAGCAATGGGCTAATCTGGTTCCAGGGCTATGAACTGACGGCGCGGCGAAATGGCGAGCGGATAGTGCGCGTGACGATTCCGGTCGACAGTTTTGCTGACGCTCTGGTGAGTTTGCCGGAGTCGTTGACCGAGCGGGCACACAGTCTGGCCGCGAATATTTCTGCCCAGCGCTCTCCGCTGATGCTTGGCGAGCGAACTATCCGGTTTGATGCGCCGCAGGTTATGGCAATCCTGAACGTGACGCCGGATAGCTTTTCCGATGGCGGCAAATATATGGAAGACCCCAATGCGGCGGCAGATGCAGGCTTCGCCATGGCATCGGCTGGGGCCGCATTGATCGACATAGGCGGAGAATCCACCCGCCCGCGCGCCGAGAAGATATGGGAAGGCGATGAGATCGCCCGCATCGTTCCCGTTATCGAACGGTTGGCGATGGCTGGCGTGTCCGTATCGGTCGACACGCGCAAGGCCGCGGTGATGGAGGCGGCGCTCGCCGCAGGGGCGAAGGTCGTCAACGATGTGAGCGCGCTGCGGTACGATCCGCGCAGCATGGAGGTCGTGGCGGCGGCGAAATGCCCGGTGATATTGATGCACGCGCCTTCGGCCGGGGACGATCCGCATGACAATCCGGCTGGCTATCGTGACGTCGTGGCGGAAGTTTTCGACATGCTGGAAGAACGGATAGAGGCCTGCGTGGCGGGGGGGATCGCACGGGACAGGATCATGGTCGATCCGGGCCTGGGCTTCGGCAAGGGACTTGCGGATAATCTGGCGCTCGTCAATGGGCTGGCGACGTTTCAGGGACTGGGCGTGCCATTGCTCTTTGCGGGAAGTCGCAAGCGTTTGATTGGTGCGCTCTCCAACGAAGCGGCTGCTTCCGAAAGGCTGGGCGGATCAATCGCCCTGGCATTTCGCGCGGCCGAGCAGGGCGCCCAGATGGTGCGCGTCCATGACGTCAAGGAAAGTGTTCAGGCACTGCACCTTTGGCGCGGCCTTGCCGATGCAGGATTGAGCGCCGTCTAA